Below is a window of Bifidobacterium asteroides DNA.
ATGGCATCAGCATCGTCTGGTTGAAGAGAGGCTATCCATCGGTCAGTGCCCGGCCTGGGCCTGGAATCGGCATTCCCGCCCTCGTCACTGGATTGCTGGATATCTTCCCGAGCTGTTTTGTCATGCATTGAGCGACCTCATGAACTGTGCCTGTACCACATCAACACCTTCATTATCGTCGTCGTTCATCCTTGCGGCCGCCATTGACAATGTTCGGGCCGGGACGAAGAGCCCGCCGTCCACACAGATGCGTGCTGCCTGGCGAACTATCGAAGCCACCTCGGTGTGAGGCCAGACCGGCAGACCGTGTTCAGCCAGCACCCGGCGTGCCTGCCTGTGATCTTCGGGCAGGACCACGCATTGGGAGCGGGCCCTGGCCTGCAGCTCAGACAGTTCGTTCTTGAGGGCTGGTATCCGGTCGGGACTGATGTGCTCGCTCATCAGGTAGGCCGCTGCAGCTACGTCGAATTCGTCGCGCATCCATGAGGCATAAGCCAGGCGGTAGTAGGCGAAGGAGGCATCGTCCCGGTCCAGGGCCACCCGCAAGGCGTTCAGGGTGGCAGCCCGGGCCGAATCCCAGTCCTCGCGGTTGGCCAGCATGACCGCCAGCTTCAGGTGGGAGAGCGGGTAGGCGGGCGCATAGGCCACCATGGCGTTCAGATGCTTGAGGGCTGCCTGGTCCTCCTTGAGCTGTGCCAGCAAGTCGGCTATTTCCAGGTGGGCGTAGAAGAGGTTGTCAGGGATGAGCAGGGTCCGCTCCCCCGGTGTAGCGAAGAGGCGGTTATAGACCACCCGCTCGGCATAGGAATTGAAGTAGCGGGGCACCTGGTCCTCGGCCGCAAAGACGGCATCCAGATGGGCGATAGCGTCTTGCTCAACCTGTATGCCCTGGGCTGCGCCGCCGGAGAAGAGCAGATCGCGGGCCCTGACGCGCACCTTGTCCAGCTGGGAGGACAAGGAGAAGTCAAAGTCGGGAACAGGGGTGCCGTCGATCATGGCGCTGGCGACCTGTGGGGCCAGCTGTTCCAGCTCCGGGTCGCCAATACTCTGGATGATGCTTGTAGCCTCCTGGGCCTTGGCTGCTGATGTCATGGTCCGGTTTGAAGCCAGCTGGTGGAAGCCGCCTACAGCCCTCTGCAGCAGGTCGGCCCGTTGGATTGAAAGGTCCACGGCCTTATGCGCGCCCAGGGCTTTGGCGGACTTGTCGGCAAAGGTCACCTCGGAAAACTCGGGCTCCTCCTGGCTGCCATGCGGGCTGAAGCGGTCATCGCGCATGTCGAAGACAGCCTCAGTGGGCTTGAGCCCGCCTTGAGAATCCACCTGCATGGCCGCATCGAAGAAGCGGTAGATGGCACATGGATCCTTCAGACCCTGCGAACGGATGCGGGAGAGGAAGAGTTCCCTGCTGAAGACCACCGAGACCAGGTTTCGAATGGTCGGATTGCTCTGCAAGGCGCTGAGCGGATTCTGGGATCCGTCGTCAGTCTGATCAGCAGAGGCGTCTTCGCCCGAGACATCGTCGTTCGTTGTATCATCGGCGGTCGACTCATCCGAATCGGACCCATTGGTTGATGACGGCGCTGCAAAGGCGGCAGAGTCAAGGTCCACGCCCTGCATAAGATCCTTGAACTCTCGGTCTACGGATTCCTTTTCGCCCTGATCCTCGGCCTTGTCCTCTTCACTTCCCTCTTGTTGCTCAGGAGCCATCCGGGAGGCAATGGGCTTGGCGGGATCGCCATGCACATCGCCATCCTTGGGATCAGCCTTGGACCCAGTGGGGGCTACCTCGCCGGAACGCATGCGCTCAAAAGCCTCCAGGGCCTGTCCCATCATGGTCCTGATGGCCGAGTTTTGCTGGTCGACTGCCTCTTCCAGACCGATGGAGTCAATCTGAAGGCTGACCTCGCGCACGGACGGATCCACCCCAAAGGCCAGGGCAGCCATCATCAGCCCGACGCGCAGGTTGTAGTCAGCACTCATGGCGGAACGCTCACCGTCGTTCAGATCCCGCCAGGCCCTTGACTGGTCTTCATAACGGCTGGAGGGCATCATGGTGCGTCCTGCCGCGGTGAAGGCCAGGGCCACCTGTCCTTGGGCGAGGTTTGACCTGAACTCTACATCGAAACGGAAGGGCAGTCGGAGGGATCGCACCAGCATGGACAGCGTCTGCCGGTAAACCCACTCGGATCGCACCGGCTCCTGGCCCTGGCCGTCCGCTCGCACCGGCAGAGCCTGGGGAGCTTGTTGTCGGACCATGACGGCGGTGGCCGCAGCCTTATCAACCATGGCGTTGATAGCAGTCCGCCCGTCGTCCTCCAGGGGGTCGAAACGAATCGGATAGTCCCCCGGGCGCATCAGGGCGACAATGGCAGGATCATCCAAAAGGGCCTGGTCCAGCCGGGTTGCCTGGACACGGTTGACCGAGTCCTCAGTGGGCAGCGTTCCCAGCCGGGCATTGCGCTCCAGCCAGGCGCTGACAGCGGCAAACCTGTTGAGATTGCCCTCGATGCGCAGGGCCGCCAGAGCGGCAGTGAACTCCAGTCCGTTGTCCCAGCTCAGGAAGTAAGCCCCTGAATAAGAGGAGGCATACAGATGCAGGGGCTCGGCCCCATGAACGGCCTCAAGACCCGAGACGGGCGAGAGTGCCCCAGCCTCACGCATCAGGTCGGCGAACAGATCCTCCAGGCCGGAGACCCGCTGCCCGTGGGAGCGCGCCTGGATCATGTCGCCCACGCTGCGTCGGATGGCTCCCATGGGCGCCTCCCGGTTGAGCCGGTAGAAGATGTTACCCGAGCCGAACCCAGTGAAGGTTCCCTGGATGCGCGGCAGCAGGCAGGCGGCGAAGAAGGCAATGGCTACGGCATCCCGGTACTCCAGGTCCTGGCGCATCTCAGGAGGCAGGAGTGGACGCAGCTGCTCGAGTGAATAGCGGCCATCGGCTCGCAGCCAGGAGGCCAGCCAACGCATGTGGCCAGCATCGTCTCTGCCTGCTACAGCACCCTGCAGGGCGCGGACCGGCCCCGAATCCTGACCTAGATCACGGCCCAGCCGACGACCGTCGGCCAGGGTCACCTCCTCTTCCCGGCCCAGCAAGAAGGCAGGCTCCATGTTCTGCAAGTCCATCCGGCTCTGCTCGCCGATGAAAACCCGGCCATGATCGTCGGCCAGAGCGATCTGAGCAAAGTGACGACGATCGGTGAAGACTCCCAGCGCGAAGCCGCGGCCGGGCGCATCTGGCCACTGGACCCAGCCCAGCGTCAGTCCCTCGGGCACGCCCTGTAAGCGGGGGAAGAGCCGACGCTTGACAGCGACACCTAAAATACGGCTGTGGGAGGCCAGAAAAGCGCGCATCTGACGATCATCAGGATGACGCCCCGTCCGGTTGATCAGATTGATCATGTCGGCCGCCGAAGAATTCAGGGGATGATCTCCGCGACCCCCTGTGGTCGGCCGAGAGGAGCCTGCCAGTCCCTCCAGTGCGGAAAGAATGGAACGGCCCAGGCCGGACAGATCCCCGAACCCCCGGGACTTCTTCGCGTTCTTGGACATACTTTCGATTGTCCCAATCCAGCCCGACATGTCGCCGTTAGAATAAAACCGTGATGATTCTGCCAGTCCTGCGACGCCCCACCCCGGCCAGGGGCACGACCATCCGCCTCCTGGCAGCACTTGTCGTTGTGCTTGTCCTCGAACTGGGGGTATTCAATCTGGCTCATTGGCAGTCGCTGGCGGCTTCCTCCTCAAACTCTTCGGCAAGGACTACGGACAGCACTCAGTCCCGACCGGACCGGCTGGGACCAGGGCTGTCCACACTGCCGGGCGGAAGACTAAAGGTCACCGATCCATCCAGGGCCTGGATGGATGTCCCTGTCGCCGATGGACAGGCATCCTTCGTTCAGGCCCATCTGGCAGAAGACATCAAGGGTCCATCCCTGTCGCAGATCCATGTACGTCTTGACCTGCGCCTGGCCGGCGACAGGGGTTGGATCCAGGGCACCCGAGGGCTGATCTGCCCCGGTCAGACCCGCAGCCACTATCTGCGCGTCAGAGGGAATCCCAACGGCGCCCGGATCCAGGCCATGCGCCTATGGATACAGGAGCCCATCGGGTCCAGGCTGCAGCTGAGCGGAATGACCCCGGCAAAGGTGGTCCCCCTGGACCTCAACCCGGCGCGGATACTGATGCTGGCCTGTTTTGCGGCGCTGATCCTGGGCTACCTGCCCGGCTCGGTCCTCTGGCGGACCCGGCTGGATACAAGCTCAGCGAGTCAGCATCTGGCCCTGGCCATGATTCTGGCTCCGCTGGCAGCCTGGTCCTGCTGGAACATCCAGCACGATCTGTCCACCTTCACTCCCATGGCCTATCACCAGCCGAACGCCTACGTATACGACTTCAACCAGTACGACCACGTAGCTCAGGCCCTGCTGCATGGATGCCCCTGGCTGGATCTGGGCCAGGCGCCGGGTCTGGCCAAGGCAGCCAACCCCTTCGACATAGCCACCCGTAACGCGCTGCTGGCCCAGGACCAGCAACCCATATATTGGGACTACGTCTACCGGGGCGGCCACTGGTATTCCTACTTCGGTGTCCTGCCGGTGCTGCTGCTCTTCCTGCCCTACCGAGTGATAACCAGCCTGGTGCATCCGGGCGGCTATGCCCTGCCCACCAGTTCGGCTGCGGCCCTGCTGGTCGCGACGGCCACCGTCATGACGGCCCTAGCTACCATCCGCCTGCTGGCCCGCTGGTTCCCACGAGTCAATCTGGCCGTGGTCGGCATGGCCCTTATAACCATGCTGGGAGGATCCGGCATGGTCTACCTCTGGTGCCGCCGCAACTTCTATACGATCCCTTTCGATGCCTCCCTGCTGGCGGTCATGACCGGGCTCTGGCTCTGGATGGGGGCCAGACGGGTTCAGCGACAGGCTGCAAACGCCGGTGAGCGTTCGGGGCGTGGATCAACACGGATGTGGACCGTGGAGGACGGGGACCAACCCTGGCATCTGTCCAAATCTCGGCTCTTTCTGGGATCGCTGTCAGTGGCCGCCACCCTGGGCTGTCGGCCCACCTTCTTCGCTGCCGGCCTGCTGGCGCTGCCCCTGTTTGTCAAGGAGATAAGGACTGTCGTCAAGGCCCTGTTCACGCGTGGACGCCATCCGGCTGGCATGTCCCGGAGGCGGGCACTGTCCCTGCTGGCCTGCTGCCTCTTGCCGGTCCTCCTGGTCGCCGCCCCTCTGCTCTGGTACAACCGTTGGCGCTTCGGGTCCCTGCTGGATTTCGGCAACCGGTATCAGATGACCGTCCTGGACCTGACCAACTACCATCCCGGCATCCAGGGCCTGCTTCAGATCTTTGGCTACTACCTGCTGCAACCTTTGACCACCCTGCCGGTCTTCCCCTACTTGCAATTCTCCCCCGCTCCCATGCGGGTCTGGCACTTCACCGAGCCTGGCCTGGGCGGGCTCCTGGTCACCACCCCGTCACTCGCGCTGGCCCTTGCTCTTCTTGCTCTGCCCCGGGTGCGAAAAGAGCTACAGCGTCGGGGATGGATGCCCGCCTTGGTCTTGGCCCTGGCTCTGGCAGCCCTGGTCATGGCTGCAGACTCCTATCTGGGTGGATTTTCGGTGCGCTACACCATTGATTTCGCCTGGTTGGTCTGCCTGGTCGCCGTTGTGGCCATGGCCGCCGCATCCTCGACATATGAAGACGGCCGCCCCGCAGCGGAAGCGGCCGTCATGAGCCTGCTGACACTGGGGTGCCTGGCTGGTCTGGTCCTGGCCTTGGTCAACGCCATAGTCCTGCTGGAGCACTTCGACCCCAGTCAGGCCATGAACGTAGCCGTCTGGTTCCTAGCACCCTGAGCCCAGCCGACTACGGTATCAGGAGTCCAGACCCTGCTGCTTGAGGGCCTGGTGATACCGGTCGACCATGTCGGCCACGATGCCATTGCCATCACCGCCCGACAGGGTGATCACCGAGGCCAGGGGCATGGTGTCAAAGAGCTGGGCTGTATTGGGATCGTCGGGCAGAGGTATGCCATCCTGCTCGATACGATCGCGCAGGATGGGCCCGCCGATCGAATTCTCGCGCCACTCCGCCATGGTCGATTCAGCGTTCAACGGAATAAAGCGGCCGTCGCCATCCACCTGCAGGTCCTGCTCCGCAACCAGATCGCGACTGGAGGTGCCCACTTGGATGCGGTAAGTGCCCGCCTCCACATGCCAGCCATCCATGACCGTTGACCAGTAGGCGAAGTCGCGCTCAGTCAGGTCCATGCTCACTCGGCTGGACTGTCCGGCTTTCAGGAAGACCTTGGTGAAGGCCTTGAGCTCATGGCTGGGCCGATTCACCCGGCTGGAGCAGGGGGCCACATAGACCTGCACGGTCTGAGCGCCATCCGCCTGCGAGGTGTTGGTCACGGTCACCTCCACCCGAGCCGAGTTGGCTCCGGTCTTGGTCACCGCAATCTGTTTAAGTGCAAAGTCGGCATAGGACAGCCCGAATCCGAAGGGGAAGGCCACTGGTCGCTGGAAAGTATCGTAGTAGCGGTACCCCACGTAGACGCCCTCGCCATAGCGGGAGTGACCCTCCTCGCCAGGGAAGGAGGTAATGGTGGGGTTGTCCTCCAGCCGGACCGGAATGGTTTCAGGCAGATGACCCGAGGGGTTAGCGGCACCGGTCAGCACATCCACCACGGCGCGTCCGCCCTCCTGGCCCAGCAACCAGGTTTCCAGCAGACCCTTGGTATTGTCCATCCAATCGGCAACCGTCACCACTGCTCCGTTGGAAAGGACGGCAACCACCCGGTCGTTGACCTCGGACACGGCCCTGAGCAGAGCCACTTGCTTGTCGGGAAGATCCATACTGGTGCGGTCGAAGCCCTCGGACTCGGCGTATTCAGGCAATCCCAGGAAGAGCACCACGGTGTCGGCTCCGCGCGCTACCTCAAGCGCCTGCTGGGTCAGAGCAGGATCCTGTTCCTTCTCGTCCAACGTGAACCCGGGAGCAAAGTCCACATTTATGCCAGCCTCTTTGAAGCCACCCAGGACCGAGGAGACCTCGGTGGGTGTGATGTGCGAGGAGCCTCCGCCCTGGTAGCGCGGAGTCCGGGCGAACTCACCGATGACGGCGATCTTCTCCTTCGGGTCAAGGGGCAGGATCCGGTCCTCGTTGCGCAAGAGGACGATGGACTCCTGGGCCGCTCGACGAGCCATGTTGTTGTGTTCCTGGACGTCGTAGCGATAATCCTGTCGGGACATGGCCGGACGGGCCTTTTCGATCAGGTCCAGGACCCCCTGGGCCATGCGGTCCAGCTGTTCCTTGTCCAGCTTGCCAACCTGTACGGCCTGGACTACCTGGTCGTCAGTGCGGGAAGGCGGCATCTCCAGGTTGAGCCCGGCCTGCAAGGCATTGACCCTGTTGTGGACGGCACCCCAGTCGGACATGACCATGCCCTGGTAGCCCCACTCACCGCGCAGAACGTCCGTCAGCAGCCAGCGGTTCTCTGAGCTGAAGACCCCGTTGAGCTTGTTGTAGGCGCACATGATGGTCCATGGCTTGGCATTCCTGACCACATATTCGAAGGCCGGCAGATAGATCTCGCGCAGGGTGCGCATGTCCACGTCAGAGCTGACCCTGAGCCGGTCTGTTTCCTGGTTGTTGGCTGCAAAGTGCTTCAGAGAGGTTCCCACCCCCTTGGACTGGACCCCTTCGACCAAACCTGCGGCTTCATGCCCGGCCAGCACAGGATCCTCCGAGTAAAACTCGAAATTACGACCGCCCAGCGGGCTGCGCTTGATATTGATACCGGGTCCCAGGATTACGGCCACCTTCTCCTGGACGCACTCCTCGCCCATGGCCTGGCCCACCTGGTAGGTCAGATCAGGGTTCCAGGAGGAGGCCAGTCCCGCTGTCGGGGGGAAGCAGGTGGCCGGGACCGATCCGTAGACGTCGGAGCCAGTGGCCTTGCGCAGGCCATAGGGACCGTCGGTGATCATATAGCCTTCATAGCCCTTGTCGGTCAGTCCCTGCAGGTGCCAGGAGTCGGATCCCGAGGTCAGCGAGGCCTCCTCTTGCAGTTCCAAATCCTTGGCTTTGGTACGCGATTCTTCTGTCATGTCTTTTTTCCTTTCGGGTTTGGTTGGCCGGGCCGCTGCTCAGCACAGGTCCGGATTACAGGTTTTCAGACTCACTTGACCTTGCGAATCATCATGATGAATACGGTTCCCACCAGCAGGCAGGCGATGGCGACCGGGAAGATCATCCTGTAGCCGTCGAAGAGTCCAATGACCAGCGTGGTGCACCCGGGAGCGATCACCTGACCGATCGTATTGGCCAGGTTGAGGATGCCCAGATCCTTGCCTGCCTCCTTGGCGTTCGGCAGCACATCGACGTTCAGCGCCTGATCGACTGACATGTAGCAGCCATTGCCGATTCCAGCCAGGGCGGCATAAATGTACATACCCGTTGCAGTTGGCATCAGGAATGGGAAGAGTATGCCGATAGCGAGAATCAGACAGCTAGTGGCTACAATCACCTTTCTCCTGTGCAGAAAGTCCGAAAGCGGGCCCGAAACCACGGAGGCCAGGATGGTGGTCACCACTGAGATCAGGGCCATGATCTTGAGTGTGGATGCGGCCTGGGCATCGCTCAGGTGACAGTACTTTTGCAGTATGTAGAGCTGGTAGCCCTGGATCATGAAGCATCCGACGACGAAAGTGAACCTGCCCAGAAGCGCCAGGTAGAAGTCGCGGCAATTTTTGGTGGGCGGTATGAAGGACCGGCCGACATCTGCCCAGGTTCGTTCCACGACCGTGTTGGCAGCCGACTTCTCCCGGGGCCAGATCAACACAGTGAGGATACCAGAGAAGAGGAAGATGATCATGGCGACTACAAGGCCTGTATGGATGCTGGCTATGAAGGAGCTGCCGATGATGGTTCCCAGCTGCTGGCCGATGACCTGGCTGGCGCCATAGAGTGCCGAATAGGTTCCCCTGGTCGACTCAGGAATCCTGTCTGAAAGGACTGCCACGGCCGGGGCTATCAGGCAGTTGATGCCCACCTGCACAATGCACCAGCCGAGGATGATCATGGCAAGTGTATGGGACTGGATAACCAGCAGAAAACCAAGGGCGCCGATAATTCCGCCCAACACGATCCAAGGGGTGCGCTTGCCGACTCGGAACCTCGACATGTCTGAGAGAGCACCGAAAACAACGTTGGCCACTAAGGCGAACACGCAGCCGATCGAATTCATTGTCCCCAGAGCCGCTTCAGCGCTGACCCCATGCAGGGAATTGAAAATCTGCGGCAGGAGGACCCCGGATCCCATGGTAAAGGGCGCAGCCCAGAGCAGGGATACCAGGACGAAGCCAATGGCAAAGCGGACCTTCTCCGCATTGTTGAGCCTTCTGCCCGTGTCCGGAGCCAGGCTCGCGTCAATGCCCCGGTCCGCTGCGGCGCCTCCGGTCTCATCTGCGGAGGCCATGGCCTTGATGTCTTCCCCGACTCGAGCGCCAACCCCCTCAGCTGGATTTCTCCTTTGACCCTTATTTCCGTTCCCCATTATCGTCTTTCCTTCCTGTGCAACCCTGCAGTCAGTGGCTCATCATTGAGCCTAACCAATCTCCCCCTTCCATGATGAATGGTCACTTAGAACTTATTATCGGAGCAAACCAGCCAGCAAACGGGCCACAGTCACAATTGTTTTTCAATCGCTGACACGACTGAGTCAGCATTCCGCTGGAATTCCGAGGGTTCAGGCAGGAGCGACAGGGCCAGATACCCATTCCCTGGCATGTCGAAAAAGTATCCGGGCTGGCCAGTCAGCCCGTAGGACCCGATCAAGCGAAGGATCAGCTCCTCCTCGTCGATGACCTGAGGGAAGCGAAGAAGAACGTTCCAGCCAGCCTCAGGCCTGAGCAGAGAGAGGCAGGACTCCTTTAGAACCAGTGTCTGTCTCAGGATTTCGAAATTGCCCCTGACACGTTCACCCACTCGGCTGGTCTGGCCAGGAATATCCGAGAGCATGGCCTCCATATCCCTGGTGATCAGAAGACTCATGGGCAGGTAATCATCCGCAATCAGATCAAGATGGCGCTTGGCCTCGGCAACCTGGTCGGCCGGCCCGGAAACCTGGATCCAGCCCACCTTGGCATGGGGAGCTGCCAGGCTCTTCGAGAATCCGTCCAAGGCGAAGGTCAGCACCCGATCCTCACCAGCCAGCCGGGCACGACCCGGCAAGGGGTCCAGCGGGTAATCGAAGAAGACCTCATCCGCTATGATAGCCACCCCCTGCCGCTGGCAGAGTTCCAGCAGCGACCGGCGTTCTTCCGGGTGAATGTAGGAACCCGTGGGATTGTTGGGGTTGATAAGGACCAAAGCGCGGATACAATCGCCCTCAGGTCCTTCCAGAGCCTGTCTGACCGTGGCCAGGTCAAGGACCCATGATCCGTCGTAGGCCAGGCGGTATGGAATTGTCCGGACACATTCCAGACCGGCGATGGATTCGATCAGGGGATATCCAGGCCTGGGCTCCAGAATGGCATCACCCGGATCGCAGAGAAGCTTCATCAGCCAGGAATAAGCCTGGGATGTCGAGGAGAGCAGGTAGAGGTCATCAGGATCGACCGCCGCACCGTCCACGCTCTGATTCGCTTCCTGACGCCTGGTCAGAAACTCAGCCAGGGCCTGGCGGGCCACACGAGGTCCTCTCGGTTCGGCCTCATAGACTTGGGGCAGGAACGAGGGGGCCAGTCCGAAGCGGGTGGGGTTGGAATCATTCAGCCTGCCCAGCTTGAGCCCTTGGGAGCGTGCTCCTGACTCGGCCAGAGCAATGCGATTGAGGCGGTCAGACCCTGTACGGTGAGAAAAATGCACGATTCTTCAGCTCCTCATGCGATCCAGCAGTGGCCGGAACGTCCCAAACAAGTTGGTCGCAGAAAAGCCCTGCTTCACCCCAGACGCTTTTGCCGAAGGTCAGCCAGATAGGCGGCGCCGACAATGCCGGCCTGATTGCGCAGCTTGGCAGCCACGATGGGAGTCTTGATGTCAATGTGAGGCAGGAACTTCTCGCTCATCCGACTGACACCGCCGCCGACGACGAAGAAATCGGGATTGAAGTAGTGCTCAAGCAGTCGGTAGTATTTGGTCAGACGGTTGGCCCACTTCTTATAGCTCAGCTTCTTGCGGTCGCGCACCGAAGAGGCCGCGTACTTCTCTGCGTCCTTGCCGTCCAGCGTCAGGTGGCCCAACTCACTGTTGGGGATCAGAACACCGTTGTAGATCAGAGCCGTGCCGATGCCGGTACCCAGCGTAGTGGCGATGACCAGACCCCTCTGTCCCTTGGCCGCCCCGTACTGTACCTCGGCAAGGCCGGCCGCATCTGCGTCGTTGACAACGCTGACGGGCCTGCCGCAGGCCTTGGAAAGGACCTCCTGAACATTGGTTCCCACCCAGGCTTGATCCAGGTTGGCCATGAAATCAAGCGGCTTGTCAGGCTTAACAGGTGCCGGAAAAGCGATGCCCACAGGTACGTCCGAGGAAACTTCGAAGCGGTCCAGGAGCTCTTTGACCACGACTCCTACAGCCTCCGGCGTCGAGTGCTCCGGGGTCAGAATTTTCTTGCGCGGCTCTGCAA
It encodes the following:
- a CDS encoding glycoside hydrolase family 3 C-terminal domain-containing protein, with translation MTEESRTKAKDLELQEEASLTSGSDSWHLQGLTDKGYEGYMITDGPYGLRKATGSDVYGSVPATCFPPTAGLASSWNPDLTYQVGQAMGEECVQEKVAVILGPGINIKRSPLGGRNFEFYSEDPVLAGHEAAGLVEGVQSKGVGTSLKHFAANNQETDRLRVSSDVDMRTLREIYLPAFEYVVRNAKPWTIMCAYNKLNGVFSSENRWLLTDVLRGEWGYQGMVMSDWGAVHNRVNALQAGLNLEMPPSRTDDQVVQAVQVGKLDKEQLDRMAQGVLDLIEKARPAMSRQDYRYDVQEHNNMARRAAQESIVLLRNEDRILPLDPKEKIAVIGEFARTPRYQGGGSSHITPTEVSSVLGGFKEAGINVDFAPGFTLDEKEQDPALTQQALEVARGADTVVLFLGLPEYAESEGFDRTSMDLPDKQVALLRAVSEVNDRVVAVLSNGAVVTVADWMDNTKGLLETWLLGQEGGRAVVDVLTGAANPSGHLPETIPVRLEDNPTITSFPGEEGHSRYGEGVYVGYRYYDTFQRPVAFPFGFGLSYADFALKQIAVTKTGANSARVEVTVTNTSQADGAQTVQVYVAPCSSRVNRPSHELKAFTKVFLKAGQSSRVSMDLTERDFAYWSTVMDGWHVEAGTYRIQVGTSSRDLVAEQDLQVDGDGRFIPLNAESTMAEWRENSIGGPILRDRIEQDGIPLPDDPNTAQLFDTMPLASVITLSGGDGNGIVADMVDRYHQALKQQGLDS
- a CDS encoding MFS transporter, translated to MGNGNKGQRRNPAEGVGARVGEDIKAMASADETGGAAADRGIDASLAPDTGRRLNNAEKVRFAIGFVLVSLLWAAPFTMGSGVLLPQIFNSLHGVSAEAALGTMNSIGCVFALVANVVFGALSDMSRFRVGKRTPWIVLGGIIGALGFLLVIQSHTLAMIILGWCIVQVGINCLIAPAVAVLSDRIPESTRGTYSALYGASQVIGQQLGTIIGSSFIASIHTGLVVAMIIFLFSGILTVLIWPREKSAANTVVERTWADVGRSFIPPTKNCRDFYLALLGRFTFVVGCFMIQGYQLYILQKYCHLSDAQAASTLKIMALISVVTTILASVVSGPLSDFLHRRKVIVATSCLILAIGILFPFLMPTATGMYIYAALAGIGNGCYMSVDQALNVDVLPNAKEAGKDLGILNLANTIGQVIAPGCTTLVIGLFDGYRMIFPVAIACLLVGTVFIMMIRKVK
- a CDS encoding pyridoxal phosphate-dependent aminotransferase, coding for MHFSHRTGSDRLNRIALAESGARSQGLKLGRLNDSNPTRFGLAPSFLPQVYEAEPRGPRVARQALAEFLTRRQEANQSVDGAAVDPDDLYLLSSTSQAYSWLMKLLCDPGDAILEPRPGYPLIESIAGLECVRTIPYRLAYDGSWVLDLATVRQALEGPEGDCIRALVLINPNNPTGSYIHPEERRSLLELCQRQGVAIIADEVFFDYPLDPLPGRARLAGEDRVLTFALDGFSKSLAAPHAKVGWIQVSGPADQVAEAKRHLDLIADDYLPMSLLITRDMEAMLSDIPGQTSRVGERVRGNFEILRQTLVLKESCLSLLRPEAGWNVLLRFPQVIDEEELILRLIGSYGLTGQPGYFFDMPGNGYLALSLLPEPSEFQRNADSVVSAIEKQL
- the ppgK gene encoding polyphosphate--glucose phosphotransferase translates to MIETAQAFGVDIGGSGIKAAPVDLTIGDFAEPRKKILTPEHSTPEAVGVVVKELLDRFEVSSDVPVGIAFPAPVKPDKPLDFMANLDQAWVGTNVQEVLSKACGRPVSVVNDADAAGLAEVQYGAAKGQRGLVIATTLGTGIGTALIYNGVLIPNSELGHLTLDGKDAEKYAASSVRDRKKLSYKKWANRLTKYYRLLEHYFNPDFFVVGGGVSRMSEKFLPHIDIKTPIVAAKLRNQAGIVGAAYLADLRQKRLG